One Fibrobacter sp. UWB16 DNA window includes the following coding sequences:
- a CDS encoding helix-turn-helix transcriptional regulator, which produces MEIQSLKDISSQIRARRKSLGFTQAECAAFCGVGIRFLSELENGKESIHLGKTLQVLKMLGLNLQLFENGTK; this is translated from the coding sequence ATGGAAATCCAATCGCTCAAAGATATTTCATCGCAGATTAGGGCACGCCGGAAAAGTCTGGGTTTTACTCAGGCTGAATGTGCCGCATTTTGCGGGGTTGGCATCCGTTTTCTTTCTGAACTTGAGAACGGAAAAGAGTCCATACACTTGGGTAAAACGCTTCAAGTGTTGAAAATGCTAGGCTTGAATTTGCAGTTGTTTGAAAATGGAACTAAGTGA